TGTGAATGATTAGAACATTCACTAATCATGCAAATTTGCAGTGATCGATAACACATCCGTTTGTACTTCCCGGTGTATCTAATACCCATTTCCCTTCGAGTAACATGCCGAAGGCCAGGAAATCTTTAAGTGCATAAGGCAGAAATAACTACCTTGGGAATTTCAAAGTTTGTATCTACCATTACTTCACAtgtgctaaaaaaaaatgttgacaatCAAGCCAAGGGATTATAAATATAGGATACATGCTTACAGTATGTAATAGGGCAATTCCACGATAACACCGTGACATTTTGGAACACCTATTTACTCATTAaatgcagagctaccaagtctcacgcattatgcgtgagactcaagcattttggactcttgttcatcccctcaaatctctgtctcacgcaattatcacagcctatctccatatacattgtacacaatgtctgtgatctcagtcagattcacagaaaatctcacgcatagctggtctttgaacttggcatctctgtaaaTGTGgaataccaacaaactatttatcttttgaaaaaaattggattatGTATCTATGACTCTAATCACAAGTAAccgacaacaacaacaaaaatctttAACTTCATGCTAATTAATGaattatgcataattaattacaaCTGTAACACCGTGACTCAAAATGGACATGCATTTTCTTGTACTTGATTCATTTAATAAACTCTGTGAAGTTACTGAACATTTTAAAAACAGATTATGTTGTTGAGATACAGTGGAGACTTGACAGTAATAACCAAGGTGTttatagaaaaataatcaaaaaacatgacaatgatgatacaTATTATAAACAAATGCACTGTAACACCGTGACTTCTGAACTGCATGTACAAAACGTATGTAGAATTTTCACATCATTCTTCCTTAACCTAAATAGTAATCTAAAAGGTATCATTGAGCAatcttttatcaataaaatttatgtcatacatcagagtacatgtaattaatgaGGATGAAAAATCTAGTTAAAAATTTCactaacaaaaacaacaaaaaataaaactatataCACTGTAACACTGTGACGGTTCTTGTAAGCCCCCATGTTTCATTCATAAGATACGGGAAAAGTTTTACtcaaaaaagttatgaattcTCTCTAATGCAGAAAaactttaatgtaaatatgcagattaattgaaatacaattttacaagaagacaaagaaaaaagctTAATAGAAAGTTAGAAACACTCAGTAAactgatatatacatgtacttttaattGCCACTTTATGGtaattatgcatgtacatacGTATACAAAGATAAGTTGAGCCCATAACAATTACAGGAAGAAAAATTAACACACAGCATCTACAGACTTGCATGTAGATATTCGCTCAATTTCCAAGATGTTATAGAAATTTTGCAACtcataaatggaaaaaaaataatgtacatgatTAGGCTACATATAAACATTAAAAGACAATCATTAAAAGGTGAGGCATACAGATTGAGAATTTTGGACAAACAATTCAATCCACAATTTTGTGCTTGGATCCAGATACatacattcatatttatatacTGCTTTGTTTGTTGCTTTGGAAACAGCCAAGCCTCCATCCCAACTGACAGAAATCAGCTGGTCACTTCAACAAACATCATTTGGCAGGAACCTACTATGCTTTCTGTGCAATGGCAATGTAGGTCACGGTGTTACAGTTATTGTAACACCGTGACATGACTTAAGTAACTTTTAATTAACAAACTGACTAATTAACTTGTATATGATAGTTATACGTGAGAATGATTTGGGCACtaaaagattttgatattgtttgtgtagttttcataaaatttaaaaaacatcagTTTTTACTGTAACACCGTGACATTATTTATCATGAGAGTTTAAATGTTCGCTGAAGCATAACGCCAAGAAAATTTTGAACTTTGGTGAACCTGTTATGAAATTCAGCCCTAAAACTCAGAAAAACACATTTAGATTTTTATGAATCTTTCAATGGAACACTTGCTACACATATTtaattttaatgcatttttcacacattaaaaaaaaaattaatcatgctaatttaatttgcatatttggcATCTTAAGGACCGAATTTTTCGTTATTATGGACAGAATTGAAAAATTCAGTCTTTtagctttaatatgataccaaacTTGTTCAGGtttgaccatttttaaaatttgatggtCATGTCcactttatcatggaattgcccaataGTCAAATATTAATAATTCACTACAGGCCCGGGAAGGAATTTTAAAGTTGCACAGTatataattttgtgatattaagGGGCAGATGGTGTTTTCATGTAAATTTTTGGCTGATCAAAGCGCATAGAGGTAATAAACACTTAATTTAAATTAATGTGGAGACTCTCAACCTAGGTCGTTTTTTACGTATATCTTGTCAATCTTGAATTTAGCAATGAATGtgcaaatacattttttttgcatatagACCTGAAGTGGGACAGTTTAAAAAAGATATCCCTGCCCCTCCCCCCGACAAGTATGAAAcaccttttttgcccccccccctgacgagtttgAATACCTTTATTGCCCATCCCCCCCCctacgagcttgaagaccttttctggtacaatatcctttttttgtgattgaagaaacttttttggggggggcttgtcagattttttgGCAGatggttttgcccccccccccctgtggaaaatcctaggtacgccactggcaaGGCTAGAACTGAAATAtgtttatttggaaaaaaaaatgtccttacCTCATTGAGCATATTTTGTAATCGTGAATGGGATAAATATTTAaggatatatttcattaaaggaaTGACACTAGCACGCAAAGTGCAAGCTAGAATTTTTCATTGTATTGACTGGAAAAAAATGATAGCTTAAAGGATTGTTTGCAGGGTATCGTGAATAAGATTAGCCTCCCGCAAATCGTAAGCTGAAATCTTTTGGTTTACCTTATCGAAAACAAGCATATGAAAGTTTAtatgcagaaaaaaatcatcagcaGGACTTATATTACAAACGAtgttatgcgagcgcaaagcacgagctgaagGATTTCATTATACTGATCTAAACATGGAAAGAAGCATATTGTATAATGTATATTCGTGATGAAAAGATACATTTATCTCTGGAATATCtaattaatgaaatgaattgactaaaacattttgtaatccttttgAATAGGAAATGTATCTCATTAGACGGGTAAATGCGATCGCGAACGGAATTTTCGTATAGTCtcctgaaattttttttttccaattgccAAGATCTATCTGTCTCTTATTTTCAGAAGTTAAAGGGCTGATACTCAGAGAATAATCAATGGGACCAGACCAGTTAAAgagagaatgaaacctttggaaaaagtaggcttgtgtcgaaacagacaaatcaaagaataagaagtttttaagaacaaagaaagtttgagaaaaatcgcacaaataatgagaaaacttacgagcatttgaatattgcaatcactaatactatggagatcctcccattggcaatgcgacaaggatgtgtgatgtcatatgttaacagctttccctttgatggactataaatacccccaaaatgtctctttttgcttttttttcatggtgATACAAACACTTTATTCATGATGTACTATAATatatgccctcctatagaaaaaatatatactctactgatagatgtgaaaaATGGAGGcagtttaattgaaatatatactaaagtaatggggagagttgttcacaagtgacatcacacatctttgtcacattgccaatgtgaggcgaggatctccatagcagtagtgatcgcaatattcaaacgctcgtaactttctcattatttgtccgatatttctcaaactttggttgatctgtttctttgatttttcttttttcacacaagctatattattccaaaggtttcattctctgtaattttcatgtatAAAAGAGCAGTAGTTCGGGTTTTCATAATCATTTAATTCTGCCTCTGAATAATGTCAAGGTACAAGACCCTTCAATACCTATAACCAGGGGAAGGGTGTTGGTTGCTGTTGCATGCATGTTAGACTGATATTTAACCTtgccttcttcttcttccaggctggtacagtccgccactggcgtATTATCTTACCTTCCATTGACTTACCTGTTGAAGATAGTAATGGGTTGATGGTAGCACGATTGGCAGGAATCTTTTTGAcaatttccttcttttctcctctgcCCTCATTCTAGATGCAGTCCCGTGGTCAGTTCGTCTGGTTGGTGGTATCTACGAATCCGAAGGCAGGGTTGAAGTCTTCCATGACAGCCAATGGGTGACAATATGCGACAGTCTGTGGAGTATTGAAGACGCGACTGTTGTCTGTCGTCAGCTGAATTACAGTGGAGCCGACCTGGCCTTGGTGGCAGGGCTGTTCGGCGGAGGTCAAGGAGCCGTGGGGCTGACGAACATGGAATGTAACGGAATGGAAAGCAACCTCTCAACCTGTAAGTTCGATCTTGTGGAAGATACATGGTGTGGCCATTCTAGAGATGCTGGTGTCGTCTGCACGAGTCAAGGTAAGACTAACTAAAAGGGCTAATCGCCACACTCCGGCCCGAATTCACAGCGGCAAACTTTGAAGAATCCGCCTTCGGGAATTCATGCCTTTGAATTGCTTGGAAGTTGGTTCAGTTTAGACACACAATTGTTCAGTTGCACTGTATTgcattttaattgaaatatctTCATGTTCTTTTCTTTAATTACAGGTCTACATTGGACCCCAATTCTCAATCATCACCTATAGTATAGGTAGACATTCTATTTGATAGGATTTCTTGGTAAACTGAAAAATcgatctggtgggtgtttcataaagctgttcataagttaagaacGAAAGGTGATCCCATCTTGTTTATTCATTAGGCTTAGTGATGGTtttgcgcgtaagaaaggatcaccagttcttaaattcgctcttaacttacaaagagctttatgaaatggccccctgatATCCAAGTATTTCACCTGCACGCGCACCCACATCTACACGTCATCTCACcttttttagctcatccggaccgaagggcaagatgagcttatgccgtggcgtccgtcgtccatccacaatttcaaaatgctacttcttcgccatttcaagtccgatttcaattctgtttgctttatatgatagcactaggtggggcattcaaaacttctacacagaattttgaaattcattaaatatgctaatttatgcacatttttcaaaattcacaaaaaatgctacttctttatttgttgactgattttgattttttttgcttccatctggtagagcttcaagaggttcaccaaatttctacacagaattttgaaattttgaccagaacaatttttatgctaatttatgcgaaattaatttatgcatatttttcaaaattcacataaaatgcttcttctttatttgttgaccgattttgattttttttcttccatctggtagagcttcatgaggttcaccaatcttgtacacagatttagaaattttgactagaacaatttttatgctaatttatgcaaaattaatttattcatatttttaaaaattcacataaaatgctttttcttctttaattgttgaccaatttttactttttttcttcttccatcttgtagaactttatgaggttcatcaaacttctacacagatattgaaattttcagtagaaaattacttatgctaatttattcagaaatcacagaaaatgcctcttctttatttgttgacagattttgatattttttcttccatccggtagaacttcatgaggcccaccaaatttgtacacaaatttttgaaattttgtctggaaaattatttattttaatttatgcaaaatttattcataaatcacaaaaaatgttttttcttcttcatttgttgatcaatttcaattttgtttgctttatatgatagctcgaggtggtgatacaaaatttgaacatagaattttgaaactcattgaatcttgctatttattcatatattttcaaaactcacaaaaattacttatttgttgattgattttggttatttttgttccatctgagagctacattaggttcaccaaggttctacacagagttaagaaactttgactagataataattaatacttaattcatatgaaatttattcatagatcaccaaaaatgcttctatgtcatttcttcatcaatttcagttctatatcctcaatttatgtcaccaatataattcactacagtgtcaactgggctgaaattaaaattgtgttaaattgtgttgcgagatgccggatgagctccacatcattgatgtgctagttttttCTTTTGCTAAAAACAGGAAGTCTTCGTCTAGCAAACGGAACCGTTCCTGGAGAAGGTCGTGTTGAAATTCTTGGAGGATCTGGAGAATGGGGAACAATATGTGATGATTTGTGGGATAAGATTGACGCAGGAGTGGCGTGTAGACAGTTAGGGTATCCAGATGCTGTAGACGTGTATGTAAATCGGAACTATCCCCACTCGCAGCCATACTTTGGTCCTGGAACCGGTCCTATTCTTCTTGACGGACTTGCCTGTACTAGCGACAAGCGGCATTTGAGAGACTGCAGTGTAACCAAAGGCTGGGGGATCCACGACTGTGTCCATGGCGAAGACGCGGGTATGGAATGCGACACCAAACGTAGGTCCTCTCTTGTTGCATCTTTGCCCATTGTCATTTCACTTCTTACCCAAGGCTGATTTCATATTGAAGGGATTGTTAGGTCGAGAATCTGTTCTAAAAATGAATCATGTAAATTAGAATAATTACTATTACAGTTACTATTAATAATTAATTACTCAATTAGAATAATTGTAATTTGTAATTACTCAATTAGAATAATAGTAACTGTCATCGACTTTTGACATTAGGATGATCTATTTCTTAATATTTGAATGTGAAGGAAAAGTATTAGTTTTTCTGGATTGTGATTTGGTCATCTcttcaatttaatttttctgAAATTAATCCTTAAACTAAtacctttccctctctttttaaGAATATTTATCAATCTTATGGTGATTCACAGTTACACGACTTGTAGATGGAGATTACGATGATGAAGGTCGGATCGAGGTTTACTACGGGGGTAGGTGGGGAAGAATATGCCCTACCGAATGGTCCATAGAGGATGCCCACGTTGTCTGCAGAGAATTAGGATACCCCCTTGGAGCTCGGAAGACAAAGCTATTTGATGGGGGCGATGGACCGTTTCTAATGGACGACATGCAATGTGAAGGGAATGAGACCCGATTGACTGACTGCATATTCCCTGGCTTCGCCAACGTACATAACTGTGCTGAAGACTACACACAAGGAGCAGGCGTTATCTGCAATAGTAAGTCCAGTAGATTCCAATATTTCCTAGATTTTGGAGATGTCATATCATGCAATAAAGTGATATCTTGCCCTGAGTGATGATAATTGGTTTCATttaatactgaaaaaaatgaagtaaacaaatataatagGGGCCTACCTTGTACCCAAAGTCTGTCATAAAGTTTTTGAtccattaaaattttatatacGATCAATGCAATTGCCATGACTGatcttaaaataaaatgataaacggTGGTGATTtcacctgactgctaagaaagcatgaatgcttgtaagcaggAAACAAGAGGACCGAGcaacctggtaatgaggatttaaATGCCAAAGGGTACTaacgcaccaagtgggaatcaaaccTCTGCTCTACCGACTGATCTGATGCGATCTGATACGACCAGATGTATACGTTCACTACGACTAGGCCTACTCCACGATAAAGACCATCGTTTTAGTTGTGGTGTAAATTTTGGGTAGTGGGATTTTAGATATTAGTAAACATATAAGACTAGACAACCAATGATAAAGCTGTGGATGTATCAAATTAACGCTGATACTGCCTTATACCAGGTCCATGCTTATACGTTCCTAATTGGTTGCAATGTTCCAGGGAATTGTAAGTAGAGAGTTTTCACAACAGATATTCGACAATAGATTCTCTTTGATCCAGAAAGCGTCTGCGTCGTGGCTGGGACAACTCCCTAGTGAGAAGGGATTCTACTACGTATGCTCAGGCAGCAAGAAGCGAAACAAGTTGACCACTAGAGTCTTGTTGGAGATCTATTGTCTCCCACTTTAGGCCTACTCAGTATTGCTCTGTACTCATGTCAGTCTTAACCTCAGGTGGCAATGCAGGGAAATCCAAATACATGATCATTTTACAGAGggaatatttaatatttaaatGTATACCCGAAGGAAAATAGATGGATCAAAGCAGTAATCAAAAGTGCGATGTGTATCACAGTATTCCAGTGTCAAACCATATTGTGTCtatttctctcccccccccccccgaaaactACAGAGCCTTCAGCTGTTGTAAAACTCCTGAGCGGATCCGGTAGTTTCGAAGGCGTCGTTGAATACCGATTTGAATCAGAGCCTGGTCTGATTTGCGATTCGGATTGGAGTGATATAGAAGCGGATATTCTCTGTCGACAATTAGGATACCAGCATGGATCCAATGAAAAGCCTGTTTCTCTTGGACCGCTATCTGGGACCATTCATTACCATGACTATCATTGCATCGGCACAGAAGACCAGATAGGAGATTGTACATTTACAGTAGTGCCCAGAGCTGACCGATGCAACTCTGACCATATAGCGCAGGTTGTTTGTGGGCCACCAATCGGTGAGTACGGTGTCGTAAATATTCAAAGTTCATCTTAATTCATCCAAGTCGGAAACTTGTTTCGTTCACAACTTCcgattaaaaataataaacatctAAATACCATATCAAACATATGAAGCTATTCTTACATAAAAGTATACACAGTGAAATTGAACACATGTTTACATAATAGATACAAGCAAATGATGTACATAATGCCTCAATTTTATGTATTGATATTTATAAAGGCAGTAAAGGGGCCATGAATCCACACTCTTTTTTAAGTATTAAAGCAGGCATGTATATGAGGCGATCGCCACTCCAAAGTATTAATGGAGACCTGCATGTTCAAATAGTTCAAGTGTTGTTAATGTTATTCCGTGGTGAACTGTGAGATTATCATGTCCTTACCAAATTTTGGTTCAACGCCATTGTGTGTTCAGTATTATGTAACATATATGTTCACGCTCAATAAACTCCTCCACCTTTACAATAGGTAGAATCTGACGCATTTTTGCTTTCAGACCGTCAAGATGTCCATGTCCTTTCTGATTTTAAAGGTCTCATTTTCTCTGTGGTAGGGTACCTTATAACATAGAGCTCTTGGTTTCAATTCTGGAGTCGTTTTCGTCGAGGAACGACTTGATATAAAGTGGTACCTCGACTAGAGGTTGCGATCATAGCAATAAGAGCCATCATGAAGATCGGCTAGAATGATGGATCGTGATCAGGATAATACCATATAATAAGAGGTACATAATCATGATTCATGCTAACGAACATTCCAATCCAAGAGTTATCGTCACCGCCTCATTTGAAATCGTTAAAATATATAAACCGGAAGCATGCATTCAGATGTGTCAAATAATAACGATCCTATTTTGGTGATTTGATATCGTagtgataatgattattttctttttttatgtcaGACTTTGACCTTCGAATGACCGGAAGCAGATTCAGTGAGCAAGGTCGTCTTGAGGTCTTTCTCCAAGGCGAGTGGGGCTACGTAGCTGCAGGATACTTTTCACGTGCTTCCCAAGATACGGCGTGTCGCCATCTTGGCTTTGCGGGAGCTCTGTACGATACGTACGACGAATTCGATTTCGCACGGTCTTCTCGGCCTATTCTTATAGACGATATATTGTGTTCTGATAGCGATATGAAGATAACCGATTGCTACAGACTTAAGTTGAGTGGACCCAATTCGACCCGCCAACAATCGGATGAAGCCAGTGTGCTATGTTTTccatatggtaaaaaaaattatgtgatgTTTACACTTTGACAATATGATTAatacttatatttttaaaacaattttaaaggacaagtccaccccaacaaaaagctgacAAGCACGATacagaaaattttatcaaaatcggatttaaaataagaaaggtacgACATTGTTAGGtttctcttaatttcacaaagtaGTTATATGCGCATCCTGGTctgcatgcaaatgagagaacagATGGCGGCACTCAAATTTCCCATGTAttctgttatatgaaatatgaaatgttttcattttctcattgtTCTGTGAATCAAAGTTTTATTATTCCCTTAACATATGAAATTGCCATTGTGCTTTAATATTTTATGGTTCAATAAAGTTACTCCTTTTTGTGAAAtctgtaaataatgaaattttactatcattcaaacaataaaaaaaaactaaagaaataatgagtgatggacatcatcgactttctcatttgcacatttgcactgagttgtgcatagaactgtattatgaaaaatgtaaaatgtattttacatccgattttaatgaaattttgagtgttatgcttgttcgatttttctccatttattcaagtctacatttttctggggtggacttgacctttaatgtcatGCACCATACAGGTACCTAGGATGCTGTACATACAAGTATGTTGATGATGTACTTTTTGCATGTtgtctgaagaaaaaaaatataaatagtgTTAGCTACTTTTTAATAGGTTGACACAAAGTCTGTATGTAAGAAAGTTGACAAATTCCCATCACTGAAAATATAATTCTGGCAAAATGTTAGGATTATAATCCAATAAGTGAAAACCCTAGTTCCCCAGATATTCTAAAGAAATGTTGTTTGCCATGTTGTGTGTGAGGTTTATTAAGTCTGTAACa
This DNA window, taken from Lytechinus variegatus isolate NC3 chromosome 19, Lvar_3.0, whole genome shotgun sequence, encodes the following:
- the LOC121405844 gene encoding deleted in malignant brain tumors 1 protein-like, producing MSAAHIKMQYTFIVILLGACTLSLFAGAQNSTTSDHDAVPWSVRLVGGIYESEGRVEVFHDSQWVTICDSLWSIEDATVVCRQLNYSGADLALVAGLFGGGQGAVGLTNMECNGMESNLSTCKFDLVEDTWCGHSRDAGVVCTSQGSLRLANGTVPGEGRVEILGGSGEWGTICDDLWDKIDAGVACRQLGYPDAVDVYVNRNYPHSQPYFGPGTGPILLDGLACTSDKRHLRDCSVTKGWGIHDCVHGEDAGMECDTKLTRLVDGDYDDEGRIEVYYGGRWGRICPTEWSIEDAHVVCRELGYPLGARKTKLFDGGDGPFLMDDMQCEGNETRLTDCIFPGFANVHNCAEDYTQGAGVICNKPSAVVKLLSGSGSFEGVVEYRFESEPGLICDSDWSDIEADILCRQLGYQHGSNEKPVSLGPLSGTIHYHDYHCIGTEDQIGDCTFTVVPRADRCNSDHIAQVVCGPPIDFDLRMTGSRFSEQGRLEVFLQGEWGYVAAGYFSRASQDTACRHLGFAGALYDTYDEFDFARSSRPILIDDILCSDSDMKITDCYRLKLSGPNSTRQQSDEASVLCFPYESVANHPMRFRDENGVVNRNYGVIEIYHDGVWGPICDSSFYQYEILCRQLGHKDISQGGTLMNYDGKYTSDGPIWFRLSYCPSYSSSYGVEHDKIYECRHGPWGYSGDCSRDYLATARCVYVDQSLDYDTTPDVSYSRSLSGWEVLLIAIAVVVPTCCIIGCCYHSRRTPTNATTTGASAAYTAAATNDTHDDHVDGVCAESQNPSPPYEPPSPTPEESPPTYDSVATPMMGQNGNNPNAES